Proteins encoded by one window of Electrophorus electricus isolate fEleEle1 chromosome 17, fEleEle1.pri, whole genome shotgun sequence:
- the zar1l gene encoding ZAR1-like protein, with the protein MEGLNLSAYNFGSYPGYLPFYHGNTKFKHPNWSKKSNFSVVSEIPDYFEIYKRAQLKAILSQVNPNLTPRLRKANTKEFGVQVNPKVNATVQCSLGPKTLSYREYSLGSPKATSPLKRDLPGTPVNSVRFSRPVAIYSPVFDRRFFSVPVRADEREDGEKLDRSGGGRAAAAVEEEGDGETDTWLENEPQQRSSPASWGPKRFSFQFLEQKYGFYHCNKCNIRWESAYVWCISGTCKVYFKQHCRKCQAGLNPYRVESIQCQTCEQTRCRCEQKPRHIDMRRPHRQDLCGRCRGKRLSCDTTYSFKYIV; encoded by the exons ATGGAGGGATTAAACTTATCTGCTTATAACTTCGGTAGCTATCCTGGTTATTTACCCTTTTACCATGGGAACACTAAATTCAAACACCCGAACTGGAGTAAAAAATCCAATTTCAGTGTGGTTTCCGAAATTCCTGACTATTTTGAAATTTACAAACGTGCTCAGTTGAAGGCCATATTGTCTCAGGTGAACCCAAATTTAACGCCTCGCCTACGCAAGGCCAACACCAAGGAGTTTGGGGTCCAGGTAAACCCCAAAGTAAACGCTACCGTTCAGTGTTCCCTCGGCCCCAAAACTTTGTCTTATCGTGAATACAGCTTGGGCTCACCCAAAGCCACCAGCCCTCTGAAGCGCGACCTCCCCGGTACCCCGGTGAACAGCGTGCGTTTCTCCCGTCCGGTTGCCATCTACTCACCGGTCTTCGACCGCAGGTTTTTCTCTGTACCCGTCCGTGCCGATGAACGCGAGGACGGTGAAAAGCTCGACCGTTCTGGTGGAGGGAGAGCCGCCGCAGCGGTCGAGGAGGAGGGGGACGGGGAGACCGACACCTGGCTGGAGAATGAGCCCCAGCAGCGCAGCTCTCCGGCCAGTTGGGGACCAAAGAGGTTCAGCTTTCAG TTTCTGGAGCAGAAGTATGGATTTTACCACTGCAACAAGTGCAACATTCGTTGGGAGAGTGCTTACGTGTGGTGCATCTCTGGAACTTGCAAG GTTTACTTCAAGCAGCACTGCAGGAAGTGTCAGGCAGGACTGAACCCATACCGAGTGGAGTCTATTCAGTGCCAG ACGTGTGAACAGACGCGCTGCCGCTGTGAGCAGAAGCCGAGGCACATCGACATGCGCCGGCCTCATCGCCAGGACCTGTGCGGTCGTTGCAGGGGAAAGAGGTTGTCCTGCGACACCACCTACAGCTTTAAATACATAGTCTGA
- the kl gene encoding klotho, translating into MKIARMVFALRICSLLKCAVADPGAGLHTWDRFSKLPYPDDKAFLYDTFPDNFMWTVGTAAYQVEGAWQKDGKGKSVWDAFTRGGNRVFTGDVGSDSYHNIPGDLRALQQLGVSHYRFSLSWPRIFSNGTKGTYNEKGVEYYKTLIRGLKKIKVQPVVTLYHWDLPDNLQNIYGGWNNSVLVELFEEYADFCFRTFGSDVKLWITMDNPFVVAWHGYGTGVVAPGIKNDPDLPFRVGHNLLKAHAAVWHLYDERYRQLQGGRVSIALASHWIKPGRTGQDSRRACQCSLDFVLGWFARPLFGDGDYPPCMKRSLTHRLPSFTDGERDYVKGTADFFALSHGPALSFQLINDSLRFGQTEDLDLRMLLYWVHAEYNGPPVFVVESGWFVNGNTRTKDAKHMYYLKRFIVETLKAIRFDKVNVIGYTAWSLLDGFEWYREYGIRRGLYYVDFKSDHLTREPKTSAMFYSKLIEKNGFPQLPENRPAVGVFPCHFAWGVSANSIQVETVPTQFVDLNVYIWNISDNGKLKQVEGARVPTQRQRHCSDYAAIRQQVSEIQHMHVSHYHFSLNWSSVMPTGRVWEANDTLLSYYRCFTSELQRANVSPVVTLWHHTGKLSSLPSLMEANGGWQSEETVRAFADYARLCFQRLGEHVKLWITLNEPNEEGLGYVVGHQLLRAHALAWRVYDNEFRRSQGGKASLVLHMDWVEPAFSFNREDVAPANRVLDLRVGWFAEPVFGNGDYPPMMRSWLQQRNPIDLFNYHLPMFSEEDRQLVKGSYDFFALSHFTTSMVYDEVEDKYLYKDNLEVQLISDVTWIMSPRRNSPVVPWGLRKALNWVDSHFKGVPIYIMANGVQEDTARFKDSLRVYYLYNYINEALKAYTLDGVNLQGYFAYAFNDRRDPGFGMYGHVEEEVISKSSLIHYRTIIDRNGFPPLGSTPQHCPSVPSRSPGCPVLTKRPVVAFISVVGSAMLITVGLIIYYRTKRHK; encoded by the exons ATGAAAATTGCGAGGATGGTTTTTGCACTGCGGATATGCAGCCTGCTCAAGTGCGCAGTGGCCGACCCCGGCGCCGGCTTGCACACATGGGACAGGTTCAGTAAGCTCCCTTATCCCGACGACAAAGCATTCCTGTACGATACGTTTCCTGATAACTTCATGTGGACCGTTGGGACGGCCGCGTATCAAGTCGAGGGAGCGTGGCAAAAAGACGGCAAAGGGAAATCCGTGTGGGACGCGTTTACGCGCGGTGGTAACCGGGTGTTCACGGGCGACGTGGGCAGCGACAGTTATCACAACATCCCCGGCGACCTCCGGGCACTGCAGCAGCTGGGGGTCAGTCATTACCGCTTCTCTTTGTCCTGGCCGCGGATTTTCTCTAACGGTACGAAAGGTACTTATAATGAAAAGGGCGTCGAATATTATAAGACTCTCATCCGTGGACTTAAAAAGATAAAAGTCCAGCCAGTTGTGACTCTGTATCACTGGGACTTGCCGGATAACTTGCAGAACATCTATGGAGGTTGGAACAACTCGGTCCTCGTGGAGCTGTTCGAAGAATATGCAGATTTTTGTTTTCGAACATTTGGTTCTGATGTTAAACTCTGGATTACCATGGACAACCCGTTTGTCGTGGCCTGGCATGGATACGGGACTGGGGTCGTGGCACCTGGAATTAAAAATGACCCAGACTTACCGTTCAGAGTTGGGCACAATCTTTTAAAG GCTCATGCCGCCGTGTGGCATCTCTACGACGAGCGCTACCGACAGCTCCAGGGCGGAAGAGTGTCCATAGCGCTGGCCTCGCACTGGATCAAGCCCGGCAGGACCGGGCAGGACAGCCGCCGGGCCTGCCAGTGCTCGCTGGACTTCGTGCTGGGCTGGTTCGCTCGGCCGTTGTTCGGGGACGGCGACTACCCGCCGTGCATGAAACGCAGCCTTACGCACCGGCTGCCGTCGTTTACCGACGGCGAGCGGGACTACGTGAAGGGCACGGCCGACTTCTTCGCCCTGTCTCACGGGCCCGCGCTCAGTTTCCAGCTGATTAACGACAGCCTGCGCTTTGGGCAGACCGAGGATCTGGACCTGCGCATGCTGCTGTACTGGGTGCACGCAGAGTACAACGGCCCGCCCGTGTTTGTGGTGGAGAGTGGGTGGTTTGTGAATGGCAATACCCGGACGAAGGATGCCAAACACATGTACTACCTCAAACGCTTCATAGTGGAGACTTTAAAAG CTATCCGTTTTGACAAAGTGAATGTAATTGGCTATACTGCCTGGTCACTTCTGGATGGCTTTGAGTGGTATCGGGAGTATGGGATACGGCGTGGCCTCTACTACGTCGATTTTAAATCTGATCACCTGACAAGAGAGCCCAAGACGTCAGCCATGTTCTACAGTAAACTCATTGAGAAGAATGGCTTCCCTCAGCTACCTGAGAACCGGCCCGCAGTTGGAGTCTTCCCCTGTCACTTCGCCTGGGGAGTGTCTGCAAACTCCATACAG GTGGAGACTGTCCCCACGCAGTTTGTCGACCTGAACGTGTACATCTGGAACATCTCGGACAACGGAAAGCTGAAGCAGGTGGAGGGTGCGCGGGTCCCCACGCAGCGGCAGCGCCACTGTAGTGACTACGCTGCCATCCGTCAGCAGGTGTCAGAGATCCAGCACATGCACGTTTCCCACTACCACTTCTCCCTCAACTGGTCCTCAGTCATGCCTACGGGCCGCGTATGGGAAGCCAATGACACGCTGCTGAGCTATTACCGCTGCTTCACCAGCGAGCTGCAGAGGGCCAACGTTAGCCCGGTGGTGACCCTCTGGCATCACACTGGCAAGCTCTCCAGCCTGCCCTCATTGATGGAGGCGAACGGGGGCTGGCAGAGCGAGGAGACGGTGCGGGCCTTTGCAGACTACGCCAGGCTGTGCTTCCAGAGGCTTGGCGAGCACGTCAAGCTGTGGATCACCCTGAACGAGCCCAACGAAGAAGGGCTAGGCTACGTGGTGGGCCATCAGCTGCTGCGTGCCCATGCGCTGGCCTGGCGGGTGTACGACAATGAGTTCCGCCGGTCTCAGGGGGGCAAGGCTTCTCTAGTGCTGCACATGGACTGGGTGGAACCGGCGTTCTCCTTCAACCGAGAAGACGTGGCCCCTGCGAACCGTGTTCTGGACCTCCGCGTGGGCTGGTTCGCCGAGCCTGTTTTTGGGAACGGCGACTACCCTCCAATGATGCGCAGCTGGCTCCAGCAGCGAAATCCCATCGACCTGTTCAACTACCACTTACCCATGTTCAGCGAGGAGGACCGACAGCTAGTCAAAGGCTCCTATGACTTCTTTGCTCTCAGCCACTTCACCACTTCTATGGTTTACGATGAGGTTGAAGACAAATACTTATACAAGGACAACTTGGAGGTACAGCTGATTTCAGATGTCACCTGGATAATGTCTCCACGGCGTAACTCCCCTGTGGTTCCTTGGGGTCTGCGCAAAGCTCTTAATTGGGTGGACTCACATTTTAAAGGCGTGCCCATCTATATCATGGCCAATGGTGTTCAAGAAGACACAGCAAGATTCAAAGACAGTTTACGGGTTTATTATTTGTACAACTACATCAATGAGGCCTTGAAAG CATACACACTGGATGGGGTCAACCTACAAGGCTATTTCGCCTACGCGTTCAACGACCG